The genomic stretch GAAGTTTGTAGAGCTCCTGCCCTGAGTGTTCTTTACACTACTATATGGATAATTGTCCTAAAAATAAGTCGTTGTTCCTAGCTCTCTGTCTCAAAACTGCAATATTGACGTGATAACATCATCTTTAGTCGAGCATGATCATTTAGAGACGATTAGATTATGATAAAGTTATATCTACTCAAAGCATcgtatttagatttaattttatgttttacataatagATGCTTGGGATATATTACGTGAAAGCACTAATACATTAATACTCCTAGCTTGGTGGACACATCCTCGAGATTTGTGGGATCAGATTGTACCTTCGCCAATACATCGTTATGAAAAGAGTTGAGATAAAAGAGgtcatatttgtaaatatcaGTTATCTTCTTACCACTATTTTCGTCTACTATTATTACCATTTATtccgtattttaattttttgctgcCAGTTTCATTGAGCTGGCACCCTGATCACTTCACTCAATTCGATATACAGCTGTTGTGTTTGCATTCTTTATGGTTTCGTTTCGAAGAAAAATTACGACTTAGCTTTTTCACTGTGACATATTGCAAACGCGCTAAAAACATCTTggatcataaatataaattaatttagattttatttaaacactcaaATGTGTTTTATTCTCAACACCCacctaatatttcaaactttCCGAGTGTGTACTATGCtacgtattttaatttacatataaactaCCTTGTGCAATTCACAAAATAAGTTGTACTTATTTACTTTTCTACAAAGCTACGAAATGCAGTCCTTATTAGTGCCTGGATGTGCATGCGGTATAGAGTTAATACCaacttacttaattaattaataatattagtttagccattaataaatttaatattacacacatttttatatttaaaataatacaattcctAAGATTAATAGCGAGGTGacacttaccaacaaacaacgctGAAACACTTTCCTTAAAGTTTCTTGAACATGGGTGCTAATTGCAAAAGTTCCTAACGCCTGAACTGCCAAAGTATCTAATGGTCTTAACTGACAAGAACATGCATAATTCTCAATTTTCCTCTAAAACGCAGTTCACATGAGACTTGAAAGATCCTAAAACAAAAACCTTAAAGATGTTACAATGGCAATCTTACAACTAATGTTACGCTTAATCAAGCAGTAAATACtataacatgtttattaatttattgattaaattgtaaGTCAAGTTGCAGTACATGCAGTATTCGTTGATAatctttagttattttattttggggCCAAGAATCTCTTGAGCGTTTACAAAAATACCGATTTGGTTACCAAGAGTTTATTATCTACTGTATAGCCATTGAGTTTCAATTACTTTGcattatcattataatattgaaattacatcaatcaatacatttcaataatgattatcacaaaaaattattctaatgTAAATAACGTTGCAATACCATTTCTATAATACCAATATTGAAGCTTgcacattttatgttatatatgttatagaatattgatattttatacttatatttagatTTCAACCATACTTGATCGTAAGTCTTTCGCTGAtagtttctattaaaatatactatcaCAAACATCTACTATTACGAGGTTTTATTCTGTGAAACAGATAATAACTTAGCGTCTTTTCTTATCCATAGCGTTCGTTGGTTGACAATGTCGTTAAACATTAAACACTTGCTCACATAACTGGCTCCAATATATAATAATCTGTTTCATAcagtgtataaaattaattttattgacttTCATATGATATTCATATATTTCAGACCTACTAAGTACATTACAACAATCTTTGAAGTGATGTCAGGCCCATTTAGATAGTATTTGATTTTGGGTATTATTCCTAGGACATCCTGAGCTAAAACTAATAAgtactatattacaatataaaaagatGGTAACATATGTTATAAGTATGAAGGCTTTACTCCACATGGAAGATATTTCCGGTGCCAGAATTCTATTTACTATCACTACACATTTGTGTTGATTTCATGTTTGTAGGGAAGCggaaattgaaaaatgtatgcaTTGCTCTTCAAGGCGTTGTGATCTTATTTCGAAGAGAGGTTGATCTTCATGACTACACTGAATTGTATCTGTGTGCAGCATGAGAACGAGTATTTATAATGTCATTGTTTTAGGCCATCGGgaaactgaaaacaaaaatatattttttatagaactgTCTGTACTCTTTTTCGACCCTTTTTGGCTGGTTGATCTTTACGAAAaagcttttgttttttgttactcATGAAACACGTGTGTGTGACATTAGGAAGTTGAAGAAACTAAAATACAGTTATTCTAGGTTTTGCAACCCAATTTAAACCCCTATCGGTATTGAATTTACTCAAAGTTCTTGAATTTGTCTTGacaatttaaatgtgtattaaaattctttttccaTGGCATCAGGAAGTTGGAAAAGAAAGTTATAGTTTAATAATCTTGCTCATTTAACCTTATTGAGTATAGCGAAACTTATATTAATATCAgctattattacttaaatattgaaCTCTTCATAATAATAATGCTTATTAGTACTTATTTATTAGGAACACATTTTCACAGATAGTAATAGTCTTAAACCTTGTCCTTTATTAGCAGACCATTGAAAAATCCTCTCCCTCAATCAATCGCCTTTAATATCATCAAGGGCAAGTAAATccatatgttattattaaataagccGAATAGTAGTGCTTTGATACAGAATCGACATAAAAACTTGTtgacttatttattgtttattgtgtgcCAAATATTGCTGTTTAATGAATACTGTAATCAATGAgtcaatcttaaaatatattttcttaaaactaccTTGTACATAACCATTATTGTGCGGAACACattgaaaaatgcaaaataatgtgtattaaaaaaattactaaactttttGCATTGAATATGTATTTCAAATACTAGTGTTTAGTTCAAacttataattaaacattatcaaTTCACAAACGACTGATTACTCCCTATACGAGCTGTCAATAAATGAGTCCTTTTGTACTTGGCTACTGTTTTGGCATcatttctaagtttaaaactgaTGGTAAAGTAAGAAAATGTATAGCGTTACGATTGAAGTACTTATCAGCCAATAGTCTTATCGAGGGTCTTATTGAACAGAATAATCCAATACATTGGGTTATCGAGAACCCGACATAACGctgtaaaaagaataaaacaaagaTGTGTACTACTCTTTTAGTTTATGACCCTATATTTTTAGAGATCTTCAACAATtacattaacaattataaaacaaatctcTAAGACTTTTTTCTTATGAGTAATTGCACCGAGAAGGAATACGGATATCCAGACGAACTGGAATTTAATCTATTTACCTTCAAAGATTTTCCTATGACCTATAGAAGCCGTAGTAGTAATTTTTCAGTCTCTGCGATCTTTCTATCAATAATTGTTGCATAAAGGGGTAGACAGATAAACTAACTGATAGATAAACAGATGGATTGCCCTTTGACtatttaactaacaataaatagcGTTATTCCTAGGACTGAGAGAAGTACATATACGAGTTTTCACGTTTTAACGCTCTTTCTGTCAGAGGCACTTAAAGGTTGTATGAGCAAAGGGATAGCTAGACGAATAATGGCAGATTTATATAAGTAGGCCTAAAAATTAGGAGTTACCATACAGAATAAGgtcattagtaaatttaaattggttttggaATAACATTTGAACCTTTGCTGTGTCTATTTCAAAACGTCCGTTCCTAATTTGTACATGTGTACAAGCATTAAGTTTATCGTGATTTTCACCCGTTCCATAACTAGTTATAAATTcaagaaaacattttcattttttttataactttgcatGCGATTGAATGTGTCATcatcacattttttattgtttgggtTTCCAagccaaatattataaaaaacaaatttaaggcAGTACATAAAAAGTAAGGTAAAATCGTATACAAAGGTTCATTGGCAGTGGtttctgaaatttattttctttatgtccggtattttaactattttaaatatataggcaATAAGGATAACTATGTGGGACCTATCCCTAAAACCTggcaataaaaacttaaatatgtcAGAGAGTTGTTAATATTCTTTAGTGTCTTCAATTATAACACACTTAAGATCTGCCTCTCAGTCTAATTTAGTCAACAACTGTTACTTAGAAGATATTCAATACGTTCATAAACAACATATTCCCAATTCTACACTCTGAGTAGCAGttcattttcattatattcattgCCTTTGTTTTAACTTAATATACCATTAcccaatattattatatttaatcagtCTATAAAAGTTATCTgagatgaaatattaaatagtagTAGTTAACATTATTAACGTATCAAAACTCTGCTACTGGTCATAAATATCTTTCCTATGTTCTAAGGACTAAATTATTCACGGAATGATAAGCTAATTCGCTTGACTAGCAATGTTTTCTAAATGGAACTTTAAAGCCGAACGCCACCCTACCGGGAAGGACCTCGTACGTCTTGTGCATaagaaaaatctatattttgttatcataaaTTAGCCCTTCATAAGAGACATCTATTCTAAACGTATtgttaagtaaatttgtaaatagtaacgTAAGTTACCtgatatgacattttatttccaatattaaaaataattaaggttgtAGTTACGTCCTTCTAACGAgatcatgtttttataaatgcaaGTTGTCTCGATAACCGGTTTATCCCATCACGATTTTGTTTTAGCGAGTACAATTAAAGCACTACCGAAGCTTTCAAATCTTCTCCAGCCCTTTCTTTAATTCTTGGATCTTTTTCAAGTACAACTTTTCCAATCTGATGTTAAAAGTTATTGTCAAGGCAAGCCTAACCATTTTGTAGTTTGTAATTTCAAGTCTTCATTTAAGGCAAATCAGTTCTTAATTCTTAGGAATTATATAACGTAATATTCTAAAGGACATAGGAATCAATACTACCAACTTCAGATAGCATACACATTCACATAAACATTACACAACACACAATACACAtacattccaaatatttttatatgttgtaaatttttattatactttaatagcAAGgcggaaaatttaaattttcattagatACCTAGAAGTGGCGCGTGTAAGTTATTTTGCAGCTTTGAATCCGTGTGAGTATTATCttgtctaaaataattattaaaatattggagTAGAAATTCCTCACTTATTTACAAGTAAGGAATATgtaaatatgttgtttatttatgGTGTATGTGAAGGTAGTGCTACAGTCGTTGTAGAAGAAAACAGACAACGTCACCCTTACCGCAGAAATTTAAAAGTTAGAACAATGAGTGCAACATTACCTACGCTCCTCGAAACTATTACATTGTGATAATGCAATAAAGTTGAATTAGtatagtaaaatatgaatattttaatgcttaatacaattgttagttGTTAAGTATTTATATAGTGTGTAATattagactttttattttaaatctaaaactaaatattgttttccAATGTTGTGTCACACTCATGTGTTTATCATGGATAAATTGGAGCCGTTCCTGAAGTAATATTGGAGTACTGTGGTGAGAGGGGACAATTCATGGCTCCTATTTGTGGTAAATAAAAGCCGAAGAAATTAATcatgcaaatatatataatatattagtctaaaaacaaaacattgcaaTGTTCATCTACTCTGTAGTAGCGGCGGACTGTCTAACATCTGCCGTACCCAGAAACGATGCCATAATCTGTAAACACACAAGATTGTTAATAGTGAACAATTCAGTGTCAATTCTAACAACATAATTCAcgtaacaattaatattacatgCCTTTATTTATAAGTTGCGTaatggtgttttttttatatataaattgatcaatgctgaaactttaataaattataccaaaGTATACTACCAGgaagtgtattatattataacataaccAACTATGTAAATGGAAAAGAACAATGGATATAGTTTAACATTGGAAAAAATTCCGAAtctaaaaaatgcatttaaagaatttatagcttCTGTGGTAattgaaaacaatacttttagTTAGTTTGATCCAATAAAGCTCTTTTAAGTGTACCTATTATGTTTTGTCTCTGGATATTAGCtatcataaaaaaaatgttatctttagaaaattgcttttatttactgttttgtgAAGAAGATCGGAAACCACTGTACGATGCGTCATCATGAATGTTAGGTCCATGGGAGTGGTGTCCGTGGCCTAAAAACAAACGGTTTTATCAATAACCTACGGTACATATACAGctaattttcaacaatttttaatacttaatcgTACAGTTTTCAACTGTAAACTCTCTCTATATAACAAGCTTAAAGAGTATTCTTTTTACTCACCATGTGACGATCTGTGGTTATGATAAGAGGCGTCAATATCATGATCAGCACTGTTCGAGTGGTGCTCAGGATCtgaaaagatattattaatattggttCGTGTATATATAGTGGTATATAAGgttaaattactaaaaacaggatctcaaaaacagtttttggtgACAGTTTATTTTGAGGAAATGATTACTATTCTTAGCCTACTGTCATCTCATATAATTGAAGACGTttgtaatttcatttcattatttaaagtaaaatacttttataaagaCTTTTTCATGGGATAGTTTTacctattatataataatatatgttaaagttTTCACTTTTAGATGATTTAATTTTTCGGAAGCCGTTCGCCCCATGTTACGTGTTACAGATGGCTTCTTAGCCCTagcttcacctggtaaaataagacatattttttactttactttaaataactatagtttcATACAGTctggttcattttattaacagataaaCATGTATAAACCATTCTACATATACCACTATTCTGTGCGCACACAAACACGCGAGCGCGTGACAACACAACGTCGGTGATATATTTATATGGAGTGATACCAATTTTCGTTACACATATTGTTACAATTCCCGGCAGAAAGAAAGATTATTTGTCAGTAATATATGTCTTCAGCCATCCTCAACACGATGACACGATGTGTTCAAGCATATCTGGGGTCTGGTAAGATCATTAGAAAGTGTTGCAGCCTGTGCAACCCGTAATCTTATTCTGTATCGATCCGGATGAAGTAGAACATCAAAGAAGGCAACTTCTAGAATCTTTCTATCACCTTTTTGATGTAAATaagacattaattattttaatgaaatttatattaatttaagagCACTATGCATTACAGTCAATGAAATGTACAGCCATTAGAAACAATCTATTATTTCCGTTTCTTGTAATAACTATGATAGATTCATTAATATAGTGACCAAGTGGCCGGATAAAATCTATTTGTGATATAAGTTAACGATTGTTTCCAATAACACTCGCTTAATAGCTTATGGTTTAGCTTAACGTAAAGATATGGTTATATTTCTCTGAATGACaaggtttataatataattggtttgATGGACACATAATGTGGATTAATATGTTCAAAGAAcaactttataacttaaaatattaatatggaataattaaaataaatgaaagaaaacgtatattaaaatattttatcagaagATTTATTAGcatttaagaattttgttatgTCTTCGTATAAATTAAACTCTTTTACTTAACTAGTCAGTGAAATACAGGATAATATATTTGCTTATTcaagttttattaaacacatGACGACCTTTCTATGAGTATATAACAACATACTTGAGAAAGGTGTATCGAAATATagatatacaattaataatatttataaatataattgttctcaaatatacttaatttaatatataatgtacaacaatatttgtaaaatctaGTCCTAACTATTtcgattttaaaatgaaaatctctCGTGttcaaatagaaaaaaacattaattaattatataagatACTTAAAACAAAAGAGAACGGTATAAGGACCTTCAAGAAACGAATAAATACAATCTGTTGGACACAAGAACTTTCATTTTCAAATAGTAGCGCCTATTTAATACCTGGTATATAATAGATAAACAACATCCCAGTGGAAagataataacattttcatataatttttaaactattgtaatGCAAAGtacaatatgaaattaaaatgaatggCAAAATGTTGTCTTTActatgtttataacaataaatggtattttaatattaaaggttACCGTGATATGAGCCTCCATGTGAATAGATTAAACGGGAGGGGCGTGCTTCATTCTCGGGCAGATAAGCCATGGAAGACAACAAGGCAAGAACCAGAACAGCCCACATACTCGCTGTAAGACGGTTAACTTTCTGAAAATATAAGAAGATTGAATGTTTGAAAGTTTGTATGTGGTTGAGTAATTGATAATGAATTATTCCATTATAATTATGGAATATGGTTTACTATTAGTTGTACAGGTACAAAGATAATTCCAAGTCTGAAAGTCTTTGTCTACAAAAACTTccttattattaatatagtatgtttatttttatacaagctGTGGGTAAGAACAACTGTTATGCAgtgtaatttaacaattattatttgataaattcaacatttatttctaaatatgacGTTTATAGCATATTTCTAACAAAAGTGTCCTTTCTTCGGTTATGGTGTTTGATTTTAGCAATAAATTAAAGAGTAAACTTTCCTTGTCAAAAATATAGGTATTGTGTCGTAGTTCATAATCTCATTTTGATTATGTATTACCAATGGCGCAGAGTAGCAGGTACAATGGTTATttcaagataaccggatcaagcaacgcaaagcgtggctgctgcttggatggatgatcGCTGAGCcatcctgttcttgcaagcagcccgcctgcccggccgttggtgattgttcggaagtcacctttaagccgttcgTCCCCAagttaattgttagagagagcttctaaCTTGGCCTGGTAAGACAAGACgtcttttctttactttacttatataGTGGTCTCTTTAGGATAAATTtcaagacagacagacagacgcacaaaaatgaaagtttttcCAGTGTATCAAGTGATAAGCTACGCTGACGGTCTAGAATTAATGTGCCATATTATTCACTATGCATTTTCTATTCAATTTACATAATTAACTAGAATTAACTATGAATCATCGTATAAATctcaactaaaaataacaataatctcAGTAGATATATTACCTGTATCAGAGCCACGTATCTTTTGACAGAATAAAGAAGAATGAGTAGGTTTATATAGTTATACAGAACAATCATTCCATTGTATGCAATATCACGTTTTAGACTCACCTGATTACCATAAAGAATTGGACATAAAAAGAAAgttgtaattataatttgacttttaaataGACTTTATTGACTTTCATGTTGCCCATCAAACAAACAGATGTTAATATATATTGTCTATATCTTCTATACGATTTTGTAATAGCTATAATACAATAAATGAGCTTCTCTCCTGCACGTTAAAGTAAAACTGGACGTGTATAGACTTTATATGTCGAACAGAAACCAGAGATACCTCTTTCAACCATTAATATGTACAAGTCACGTTTATCCCAAACACTGTCTTAAATGTATAACAAAGAGagtaaaataaatagtcagagtCTATACATGAAGAAAACACAAGCTTAGATCATATATATACTTacttatcattataataaaagaatcaaataatgttaatattaagcCCATAGGTTAACTTTTGATCCTTAGGATGTCATACGTTACCTATTGACCCTTAGAATGTCTATGTGAAGTTTAATTACAATCAGGTCAGTAGTTTTACGTGATTACACATACTCACACAACACAGACACACACGCACGCAtgcgcacgcgcacacacagtGAACGCAACGTTTAGATTAAAAGATTCTCTTTGAAGGAAAGACAGTATTTTCTTCAATTGTTTGTACAACTCTGCTAGAGAGAATTCTAAATTAGAAGTTTCTTGTACATTGCTTTCCTTCCGTTTTAAATAGGAATAAGCCACCGTTTTTGTCTCTTTAGTCAGTTGTTAAGGAAAAAGTATCTTGCTGTTTTTCCCAAtccaaattattgaaaattttattttattttgaatatataaatatcaaaatgtcGGAAGTTAACTGACGAGCAGGTTAATTAAGTGTGTAAGGTAGCATATCTCTGTGGCTACTAAGATATGCGTCGTGTTGCTATAAGACCTAgagattattaaaactaattattaacagGGATTCCGAAttacttttaattcattaatacagactaaatacaacatttttacgcgtgaaaacaaaacagcAGTTGTCAtaacaaataagtaaatgtaTCTATACtctttaatattacaaatcaCATACCTgagaatcaaaataatataaaattttgttcattatcttttactattatattttcagCCAAAATACTCAAACTTCTTGTAATACTGTGAAAATATCTCGAAATTTGTAACTGGTATCCTAATCTAATACAGCTGCTTATAAAGTACCGATCGTGTTTAACTTTATTGTGTTCATATATTCGCCTTATAAATCTGTGTATACAtgaacatacatacatacatatacaaacatatatgtatatatatatatatatatatatattgataacattataaatgcTAAATTGCCTTTCTTTCTTTGTTTGCCCTTCACGCGTAAACTaatcaactgattgtactgaaatttacatagacattcttgtggtccctgggataaatatagttatatttctttattcgAAAATCCCTTCaggctacgctccactggtctttaaagtaaatgtttaaatgaaaaattcaatgaattagcctgtaaaattttatcaatccactgttctgtgtaaacattgtttatttttttcctttttttatatttacagtaaatgaaCTGAGCTGTAACGTAGAACACGAGGTGATTTCCATCAAAGCAGCTTCTAAAACAAACATCCAATTAACTACTTGATAGCAGAAGCATCAGTGTGTTTTAGCATACACTTTAGTGCTGGGGCAGATGGTACGTTCCTGAAGGGTAGTTAATGGAGTCAAGTCGGTAACAAGTAGATGAACAATGAAAAAGATATAATTGGTCGGCGGGGTTTGAGGATGAGCGGAAACTCTAGATAAGTAAAGTGCCTATGAAAGGTCGTCCAGCAATGCCCTGGGGCGTTTCAGGTTACATGTATAgtaggtatattttaaaaataatacttttttatttttagatttcagtagGAATTACATGAGTAATAATCtaacttataaaatgtcctaataTATAAGAACGTCAGAATTTGCCTCTAAatactccctttgaagcagtcgacaaaaGCTATGGTACATGAAATTTCGATGGACTATTCCTTTGAACTAACTTACCAAATCTTTCTCTTAtctgcaataaatattttcttgatgaaGAAACAAAACGAAATcaattatggaacaaaacatactatgaacgaattaaattataatggctatgattataaacttgtttacgtattttcttgatcgtagcaacaaggctAACTCAACATTGTCGTAGAGAATATCATTCTCTCGAACCAGCAGTGATCATAAACGTCCAACTCAATTGCAACTCaatacattgtgtataaaccCGCGGGTGACtgccagtatatatatatatatatatatatatatatatatatatatatat from Homalodisca vitripennis isolate AUS2020 chromosome 2, UT_GWSS_2.1, whole genome shotgun sequence encodes the following:
- the LOC124356260 gene encoding uncharacterized protein LOC124356260; translated protein: MIVLYNYINLLILLYSVKRYVALIQKVNRLTASMWAVLVLALLSSMAYLPENEARPSRLIYSHGGSYHDPEHHSNSADHDIDASYHNHRSSHGHGHHSHGPNIHDDASYSGFRSSSQNNYGIVSGYGRC